A single window of Microbacterium oryzae DNA harbors:
- a CDS encoding SDR family NAD(P)-dependent oxidoreductase, with product MTSSPRQLQTALITGASSGLGAEFAAQLAARGSDLVLVARREDRLRELADRLEREHGVRVRVVPLDLAADDAASTLRKRLEADGVRIDGLVNNAGFGMRGALAEADPERLDAMVRTNVGALTALTREFLPDILTAHGALVNVASTAAYQPCPGMAAYGASKAFVLSFTEAIAEETRGSGARVLAISPGPTRTEFFDEIGTRAAAFRRQQSVDEVVRRALDAVDAPAGPPSVVSGRLNAVAAGVVRLLPRRLALRISGKVLA from the coding sequence ATGACCAGCTCCCCGCGACAGCTGCAGACCGCTCTCATCACCGGCGCGAGCTCGGGCCTCGGCGCGGAGTTCGCCGCTCAGCTCGCCGCCCGCGGCAGCGACCTCGTGCTCGTCGCGCGCCGCGAGGACCGGCTGCGCGAACTCGCCGACCGCCTCGAGCGCGAGCACGGCGTGCGGGTGCGGGTGGTGCCGCTCGACCTCGCCGCCGATGACGCCGCCTCGACGCTTCGGAAGCGGCTCGAGGCGGACGGCGTGCGCATCGACGGCCTCGTGAACAACGCCGGCTTCGGCATGCGCGGCGCCCTCGCGGAAGCCGACCCCGAGCGCCTCGACGCGATGGTGCGGACGAACGTCGGCGCGCTGACAGCCCTCACCCGCGAGTTCCTCCCCGACATCCTCACGGCGCACGGCGCGCTCGTGAACGTCGCCAGCACGGCGGCGTACCAGCCGTGCCCGGGGATGGCCGCCTACGGCGCGAGCAAGGCGTTCGTCCTCAGCTTCACCGAGGCGATCGCCGAGGAGACCCGCGGCAGCGGCGCGCGCGTGCTGGCCATCAGCCCGGGCCCGACGCGCACCGAGTTCTTCGACGAGATCGGCACGCGGGCGGCCGCGTTCCGCCGGCAGCAGAGCGTCGACGAGGTCGTCCGGCGGGCCCTCGACGCCGTGGATGCGCCCGCCGGCCCGCCGAGCGTCGTCTCCGGGCGACTCAACGCGGTCGCCGCCGGCGTCGTCCGCCTGCTCCCGCGCCGCCTCGCCCTCCGCATCAGCGGGAAGGTGCTCGCCTGA